The following DNA comes from Frankia casuarinae.
GCGGCAGTAGATGCCGGTGGTGGTGACGGCGGAGAAGAACGCGCCATCGAAGCGCGCGTCCCGGCTACGCAGCGCCTCGTAGCGGCTCTGGTCCGTCATCACTCCACCCACTCTCGACGAGTCCCGCCTCGCATGCTGGCGGAAATCGGACGTCGTGCCCGCAGGCGCCTGGCAAGCGCGGCCATCCCCGGAGACCACACCTATCCGTCGTTGAGTCGTCACCTCTGGTTGCGAACGCCCTCGGATCCGACCTACGGTCACATGGGTAATCGGACCACTACCCGGAGATGATCTGGCTCGACCGTACCCGCGCCCAGGCCAGGTCTCCGCCGCACGGGCGGTGCGCTCCTCCGGACCGGCCCTCCACATCTCCCATGCGGACGGGGACCACCGGATCGGCCCATCAGCAAGAGGTATCCATCAGCAGGAGGTAATCGTGGGATGGGCAGTCGGAAGCGATCCCGGCCCGACCGTCCCGGTCACCCGGATCACCCACCCGGGCGGCGTCGAACCCGGTCTGGATCTTCTCGGACTGGACTCCTTCTGCCTGCTCACCCGGCTGGGTCCGGACATCGTCCGCCGGTTGGTCGCCCTCGGCCTGCTCGACGTGCGCGTCGACCGGGCAGGGCAGTGGTGGCTGCCGATCCGCGCGGTCGGGCGGGCGGTGCGTATCGAACGGCTGCGCCGCGACCTCGGCATTACCTATGCGGCCACCGGCGTCGTGCTGGACCTGCGCGACCGCATCGACGAGCTCGAACAGCGCGGCCGGGGCCATCGCGACGGCCCCGGCCGCGATGGCCCCGGCCGTGACGGCCCCGGCGAGGAGTACCGATGAAGTTGACCAAGCTGACCGAGGGCGCCCAGGACGCGCTGAAGGCGGCCCAGACCAGGGCGATGCGATTCGGCCACACCGAGGTCGACGGGGAACATCTGCTCGCCGCGCTTGTCGAGCAGCCGGACGGGCTGGTCCCGCGCCTCATGGTCGCATCGGGTGGTACCCCACCCGCCCTCACCGGTGCGGTGGAGACGGAGCTGGAGCGCAGACCGCGGGTGTCCGGACCGGGGGTCCGACCGGGGGTCCGACCGGGCGAGGTGTACATGACGCAGCGGCTGTCCAGGGCCCTCGACGCCGCCGAACGGGAGACACACCGCCTCGGCGACGAGTACATCTCGGTCGAACACCTGCTGCTGGCCCTGCTCGAGGAGGGACCCACGACACCGGCCGGCCGGATCCTGCACGAGCAGGGTCTGACCCGGGAACGGCTGCTCATCGCGCTGACCCGGGTGCGCGGAGACCGGCGCATCATCTCCGCCTCGCCGACGGCCACGGACGACGCGCTGGAGAAGTACGGACGCGACCTCGTCGTCGACGCCCGCAACGGCCGCCTCGACCCCCTGATCGGGCGGGACGCCGAGATCCGCCGAGTGATCCAGATCCTGTCCCGCCGGACGAAGAACAATCCCGTGCTGCTCGGCGACCCCGGAGTCGGCAAGACCGCGATCGTCGAGGGCCTCGCCGACCGGATCTTCCGCGGGGACGTTCCGGACAGCCTGCGGAACAGGAGGGTGTTCCAGCTCGACCTGGGCGCGCTGGCGGCCGGGACGGCGCACCGCGGTGCGTTCGAGGAACGACTCAAGGCGGTCATGGCCCAGGTCACGGCATCCGAAGGGCGGATCCTGCTGTTCGTCGACGAACTGCACGCCGTCCTGGGGGCGGGTGCCGCCGAAGGGAAGACGGATGCCGGCAACGTGCTCAAGCCGCTGCTGATCCGCGGCGACCTGCACCTGATCGGGACGACGACACTCGAGGAGTACCGCCGGCAGATCGAGTCCGACCCCGCGTTCGCACGCCGGTTCCAGACCGTCATAATCAACGAGCCATCGGTGGCGGACACCATCTCCATCCTGCGCGGGCTGCGAGGACGGTTGGAGATCTTCCACGGGGTTCGGATCGCCGACGCGGCCCTGGTCTCGGCGGCGGTGCTGTCCCATCGGTACATCAGCGACCGTTTCCTGCCGGACAAGGCGATCGACCTCGTCGACGAGGCGGGCGCCATGCTGCGCACCGACATCGACTCGATGCCGACCGGCCTCGACGAGATCACCCGTAGGGTGGTCCGGCTGGAGATCGAGGAGGCCGCACTCGCGCAGGAATCCGATCCGGCGAGCATCGCCCGACTGGACCAGCTCCGTGGGGAACTCGCCGACGTGCGGGCCGCGGCGAACACGATGCGCGCGCGGTGGGAGGCCGAACGCCAGGCCATTCGGCGGGTCCGGGGGCTGCGGGAGGAGATCGAACAGGCCCGGCGGCGGGCCGAGGATGCCGAACGGGCACACGACCTGGGGACCGCGGCGGAGCTGCGCCACACCCGCCTGCCCGAACTGGACCGGCGGCTCGCCGACGAGTCCGAACGGCTCACCCCCCAGCGGGGCGGCCACCGGTTGCTGCGCGAGATGGTGACCGCCGATGAGATCGCCGATCTGGTCTCCCGCTGGACGGGGATCCCGGTGGCCCGGCTCCTCGAGAGGGAACGGGAGAAGCTGCGACGCCTCGACCAGGTCCTGCGCGCCCGGGTCGTCGGACAGGACGAGGCGGTGCGGCTCGTCGCCGACACGGTGCTCCGGGCCCGCGCGGGCATCGGGAACCCGCGCCGCCCGATCGGGTCATTCCTCTTCCTCGGGCCGATGGGGATCGGGAAGACCGAGTTGGCCCGGGCCCTGGCGACGGCCCTGTTCGACTCCGAGGACAGTCTGATCCGCATCGACCTGGGCGAGTACCAGGAGCGGCACAGCGTCGGCCGGCTGCTGGGCGCCCCACCCGGCCAGACCGGGCTCGTCGAGGGCGGGCAGCTCACCGAGGCGGTACGACGCAAGCCCTACGCGGTGGTGCTGTTCGACGAGATCGAGAAGGCACACGCCGACGTCCTCAACATCCTGCTGCAGGTCCTGAGCGACGGTCGGCTCACCGACGCCCGGGGACGCACCGTCGACTTCCGTGGCACCGTCGTCATCCTGACCTCCGGTGTGGGGTCCGAACGGCTCACCGGCGGTCCGGACGCCGAGGGGACAGCCGGGCCCGAGGTCCGCGTTCGGATCACGGCCGACCTGCGCCGGGCGTTCCGGCCCGAGTTCCTCCACCAGCTCGACGAGGTCGTGCTGTTCTCCCCGCTGACCCTGCCCGAGATCGAGCGGATCGTCGACCTGCTGGTGGACGACCTGCGGGCCCGATTGGCGGATCGGCGCATCACCCTGGACATCACCGAGCCGGCCCGGATGTTCATCGCCCGTCAGGGCTACGACCCGGTCCATGGCGCCCGCCCGCTGCGCCGCTACCTGCAACGCGAGGTGGAGACCCGGATCGGGCGGGAAATGATCGCCGGTGAGGTCGACGACGGTTCCGCGGTGGTCGTCGACCTCGCCGGAGACACGCTGACGGTCCGGCACGGACGGTCCGGCACGCTCAGCGGTCGCTGAACCCCGGGCGGTCGCCGAACCTCTTGCGGAGGACGACGAAGTAGAGATCTGGTCGCAGCGGCCGGCCGAACCGTTCGTCGTCGTAGGGGAACGGGCTCGTTCTGGTGGTCAGGACGTATCCGCGCCGCTGATACCAGGCGATCAGCTCGGCCCGTTGGGCGATGACCAGCAGGTCCGTCCAGGCCGCGGAGCAGGCCGTCACGGCGTGCCGTTCGGCGAGCCGCAGCAGAGTGTCGCCGAGCCCGTTGCCCTGGCGGGTCGGGCTTACCGCGAACATGCCGAAGTAGGACCCGATCAACGGTGATACATCCGGGCCACACCGCTCCGCGTCAGCCTGCCCGTGGGTGGCATACCCCGACCGGGTCACCTCGGTCGCATCGGTCACCTCGGTCGCCGCGTGCTCCGACCGGGCCGGTGGCTCGACCCGTCGTTCCACGTGGCAGCAGCCGAGGAGGGCTCCGTCCGGGTCCTGCGCGAGCAGCACCACGCTGTCCAGCGCCGCCAGTGCCGCGCCGACCGCGGCGGCGTCGGTGCGCCGCCCGGCGAGCAGGTCGGCCTCGGTGGTCCACCCCGCGCGACTGGACTCCCCCCGGTACGCGGACTCGACGAGCTCAACGATCGCCGCGACGTCGGCCTCGGTCGCACGGCGGAACGTGAGGTCGCCCGGGTAGGCATGGGAAACCGATCGCATCCTCCCCATCCTCACAGCTCCCGGGGGTAGTCCCCCGGGAATGCGAGCGAGCGCATAGCGGGTAACGGGACGGGAGAACGGGCGGACGGGGGCGTCACGGCGGCGGCGAGACGGGGAAGCAGCAGGCCCAGAGGCGCGTCGACTCGGACGGCCGCGCGGCTGTCCCCCCGAGTCGGACCCTGGTTGACGATCGCGACCGGGATGTCGAGCTCCGCCGCACGGAGCACGAACCGGTAGCCGGACATCACCGTCAGCGACGACCCGAGGATCAGCAGCGCCCTGGCCCCCTCGACCAGCCGGAGCGCCTCCGCGACACGCGGCCGCGGCACGGTCGCACCGAAGAACACCACGTCCGGTTCCAGCTCGTCACCGCCACACCGGCGGCAGCCCACCATGACGAAGGCGGCGACCATGTCGTCGGGGAGCGTGACATCGCCGTCCGGGTTGGTCTGCGCGGCGCCGACATGGAATCCGGGATTGACCGCCCGCAGACGCTGGTCGAGCTCGAGGCGAGGGCTCACGTCGCCGCAGCCGCGACACAGCACGCGCGACAGCCTACCGTGCAAATCGATGACGCGCCGTGAGCCGGCGCGCTGGTGCAGGCCGTCAACGTTCTGCGTCACGACGCCGGTCACCAGGCCGTCCTGCTCCAACCGGGCCAGTGCCCGGTGGCCCGGGTTCGGCTCCGCCCGGGCCACCCGCCGCCACCCTGCATGGCTGCGGGCCCAGTAGCGGTGCCGGGCCGCGGGATCATCGGTGAACTCCTGGTACGTCATCGGGGTGTGACGGCGCAGTGCCCCGTTCGGACCCCGATAGTCCGGAATACCGGAGTCGGTGGAGATCCCCGCACCGGTCACCACCGCGACCCCGCCGGCCGCGACCAGCGAGCAGAGCCGGTCGAACGCCTCGCCCCCGCCACCCGCCGCCTGCTGTCGCGCACCGTCCCTCACACCGTCCATGCTGCCCGATCTACCCGTGCCCCGGATGCCCGTTCGGCGCCACCACTCCCTGCCCGTCCGGGGATGAAGCCTGCCCGTCCGGGGATGAAGCCTGCCCGTCCGGGGATGAAGCCGGGGGAAGACGTCCCGGCAGGTTGATGTTTCGGACACCGGCATCGATACGTCGTGTAGTCGTCGTAGCCGGGTGGTGTGATCAGGCTCTGAGTCGTACGGTTGCGGCGAAGCCAGCCTTCCCGAGGATGGTTACGACGATGGACGGCGAGAACGCACAGGTCGGCACCAGGCACGCCGAGTCGGGGGACGCCCGGCGCCACCCCTCCGGCTCAGTCGCTCATGGCAGGTCAACCGCGTCGACCACGACCAGGACCACCGTCAAAACCGTCGGCATGGCCGCCGGCACGAGCGCGGGCCGACCGGCCGCGATGGAGGCTGAGCTGGCCTCGGTCCATCCCGGTCCGGCCGCGCCGGTATGTGAGGCGGCCGGGCGCATCGCCCGGTCGGAGGAGACCATCGAGGCGGAGGTCATCCGCCTCTTGCCCGGAGCCCTCGCCGTCGTCCGCACTCCCGCCGGAACGGAGGAGGTGGGCATCGCCCTGGTTGACGCCCATCCCGGTGATGCCGTGCTGGTTCACGCCGGGGAGGCGATCGCCGTTCTCTAGCTCATCCGTTCGTCCGTCCGGGCCAGACCCATCCAGGGCAGGGGGATGCAATGACGGTTCGTTCGCCGTTCAACCAGACCGCGGCGATCGCGGACGCCGAGATCTACCGCGAGGAGCCCATCCGTCCCGACCGCGCCATCACACGCGGCTCGGACCGGCGGATCGGGGTGCTGACCCCACCGTGCTATGCCCTCGCCCACCCGGAGGAGCGTTCGCACGCCCACGCGGAGTGTCTCCTGGAGTGCGGCCCCGCCGCCATCCCCGACGTCACGCTGCGAGTCCGGGTGCGCTACCTGCAGATGACGGTCCGTTTCGTGGATCGTGGCCCCGGGGACGGGGGCCGCTTTCCACCAGGCGGCCGGCCTGCGGGAGATGCCGAGCCCCGCGGCTGGGACGAGTTCGTCCCGCGCCAGGTCGACGATGTGGTGACGGTCACGGACCTGTTGGCGGCGCCTCCCGGCAGCGCGGTACCGACCGCCGCGGGGCCGCGGCGGAACTGGCTGCCCCGCCTGAGCGCGCCACGGCCAAATCCATGGGAGCTGGCCGGTCCGGCGAGCGGTGGCGTCTCGGCGGGACTCGGACCACCCCACACCGTCCGGTTCAGCGCCCCCTCCGGTCGGCGGGTGGAGACCGTGAGCGGCCACGGCGAGGCGGAACCGACCCGCATCACCTGGGACAGCTGGGCCGTGCAGGGAGAGCTGCGGTTGAACGCCGGACTGCAGACCTGGGCACATCAGACCGGGGAGACCGGAGCACATCGCCTGGTCCGGCTCCGGGCGGAACTGGTGAACACCTCGGGCTGGCATCTTCCGGCCGAGGAAGCGATGGATCACGTCTCCCTTGAGGCGCGCCGCCGGCGGCACCGGGAACAGGCAATGCGGCACTCCCTGATCGGCGCGCACCTGCTCCTCGCGACGACCGAGGGCCGATTCGTGTCCCTGGCCTCTCCCCCGGCCCGGGCCAGCGAATTCGCGAAGAACTGCGTCAACGACGGCCTCTGGCCCGCGCTCGTGACCACCGCGGACGGCCATGACACCGTGCTCGTCGCGCCGATCGTCCTTCCCGATCATCCACGGCCGGCTCCGGTGGACCACGACAGCGGCAGCTGACCGCCGGCCCGCCACCGGCCTCGGCCGATGAGCCGAGGCCGGTCGTCAGCAGCAACGGCAGCGAAAACAGTGAGCGGAACATACGCGTCGCGGGAGGACGTCAACATTGTTGATTATCTTGGATCGGACGCGGTGGCCACGTTTCTACGGCGCGTAGAATCTGCTGGGTGCGACCAGAGGCGAGGCCGACTGAGAGACGGCGCACGGCAGTCCCGGGGAGGGGCGGCACCCGGTTCGCCGACCTCACCGGTGCCGCCCACGCCACCGGTGGTACGGGCGGCACGGGGCCCACCAGCCTTGCCGCTGCGATCAGCCTGGTTGTGACGCTTGGCCTCGCAGCGGCGCTCGTCCCGGCGCTCCTGCTCGGACTGGCCACCCCCGCATCGGCGCATTCACGTCTGGTCACCACCACCCCGGTGGCGGACAGCACTCTCACCGCCCCGCCACATGAGATCATCCTGACATTCAACGAGCCGGTGTCCCCGCGCTACACGAACGTCGCCGTCACGGCGGCCGACGGCGCCGGCGTGACCGCCGGTGCCACCCGCGTCGAGGGCGGCACCGTCCACCAGGGCCTCACCGCTCTCCGCGACGGTCGCTACACGGTGGCCTATCGGGTCGTGTCCGAGGACGGTCATCCGGTCGGCGGCGAGTTCGCCTTCACCGTTGCCGGCAGCACGGCGTCCGCGGGCCAGGAGGGATCCCCGCCCCCGTCTCCGGTCACCACGACGCCGACCCCGGCAGCCACCGCGAGTCCGACCACGGGTGCCGCGCCGGCCCCGTCCGCGGCCGTCACGGCCGTCACGGCCGTCACGGCCGATACGGGACCCGCGGACGGCGGGGGCGGGAGCAGTGGCGGTGGCGGTGGCGGTGGCTGGATACTCCCTGTCGTGATCGCCGGTATCCTCACGCTCGGTGGCGGTACCTTGTTCGCCCTGCGGCGACGTCACTCCGGAGCGCGCTGACCCCATGGACACCCCCGCCGCCAGGAAAAACCCCGCCATAACGAACAACCCCACCACGCCCGCAGACCCCACCACGCCCACGGCTCCGGCCGCTCCTCCGCATGCCGCCGCTCTCACCAGGACCATCCCCGCCAGCCGCTCCCCCTCGGCTGGCGGACGGACGGCGGCGGTCGGACGGATGGCGCCCGTCGCCGTCGCGGCCGGATGCGTGGCACTGGCCCTGGTCGTCGGTTTCGGGCCAGGCCCCCTGCGGCTGCCCGGTCTGCCTTCGTCCGGCACGCTCACCTACTGGGCACTGCCGTTCGCCCATCTGGTCGGCAGGATCGCCGCCGTGGGGACGATCGGGTGGCTTCTCACGGCCGCCGTCCTTCTTCCGGCGAAACACGGTGCGGCCGGCAACGGGTCCCGGGTGGGCATCCTGTCGCCCACGGCCCGGCGGTGCGGCCGGTACGCGGCGAACGCCGCGGCTCTGTGGATGCTGGCCACCCTCGTGGAGCTGCTGTTCACCCTGTCCGAGATCTCCGCGCGCCCGGCCGGCGACGTCCTGGATGTCTCCTCGCTGCGCTCCTTCGTCTCCACCACCTCCCAGGGCCGGGCGCTACTCGTCGTGGCGGCCCTGGCTGCCGTCATCGCGGTGATCGGCCGTACAGTCACGACGACGACCGCGACCGGGGCCCTGCTCGCTGTCGCGGTCGCCGGCATCGTGCCGCCGATCCTGGTTGGCCACGCCGCTACGTCCGGCGATCATGCGATCGCCGTGGTGGCCCTCGGCGTGCACGTATTGGCGGCCACGGCATGGGTGGGTGGTCTACTCGGCCTGCTCACCGCGGTGCGGCTGCCGGCGAGCTTGTTCGGCCCGGCGCTGCGCCGGTACAGCCGGTTCGCGGCCGGGGCGGCGGCCGTCACGGCAATCAGCGGGATCGCCGGTGCGGCCCTGCGGCTCGGCGGCTTCACCCCGTTGTGGGACACCCGCTACGGCCTGCTGGTCCTGCTCAAGGCCGCGGGCCTGCTGGCCGCCGTCACGCTCGGTGGTCTGGTGCGCCGCCGGGTCGTCGCCGGGCTCACGGTGACGACGCCCACCGACCAGACCGGCACCACCGACCAGACCGGCACCACCGACCAGACCGGCACCACCGACCAGACCGGCACCGACAGGACTACCGCGGTCGCTCGTTTCCTGCGCATCGCCGGCGTGGAGCTCACCGTTCTCACGGCCACGGTCGGGTTGGCCGTCGGACTGTCACGCACGGCGCCGCCGGTGAACGACGCACTCGTTCCCGACGATCCGACCCAGACGCTGCTCGGATACCCGATGCCCCCACCGGTCACCGCCGCGCGGCTCGCCACCGACTGGCACATCGACTGGGTCTTCCTCGCCGGCGCGGTCACCGCCGCCCTGCTCTACCTCGCCGGCCTACGCCGGCTACGGGCACGCGGCGCCCACTGGCCGCTTGGGCGCACCATTGCCTGGCTCGCCGGCTTGCTCGTCGTCGTGGTCGCCACGTCAAGCGGACTCGGGCTGTACGGGCCGGTCCTGCTCAGCGTGCACATGAGCCAGCACATGCTGCTCAGCATGCTGGCCCCGCTCCCGCTGGTGCTCGGCGCGCCGGTGACTCTGGCGCTGCGGGCGATGCGGCCCGCGACGGCTCCGCACCGCACCGGACCACGCGAATGGCTGCTGAGGACGCTGCGGTCCTGGCCGGTACGCATCCTGACCCATCCGCTGCTCGTGACGGCGAACTTTGCCGGCAGCCTCTACGTGCTCTACCTCAGCTCGCTGCTGTCGACTCTCATGCACAACCATCTCGGCCACCTGTACATGAACGTGCACTTCCTGGCGGTCGGCGTGCTGTTCTTCGAGCTGCTGATCGGGACCGACCCGCTCCCCCGCCGGCTGCCGCATCCCGGCCGCGTCCTGATGCTGCTGGCGGTCGTCCCGTTCCACGCCTTCCTCGGCCTGACCATCATGAGCACGTCGGCCCTGCTCGGCTCGGGCTGGTACGACCGCCTGGTCCGGCCCTGGGGCGTCTCACCGCTCAGCGACCAGCGGACCGCCGGGGGCATCGCCTGGTCGTTCGGCGAGATTCCCACCTTCGTCGTGCTGATCGTGCTGGCCATCCAGTGGTCCCGGCTGGACGAGCGGCAGGCGCGGACCCGGGAGCGGCGCATCGCCGCCGCTGGTGACGTCGACGCCGAACTCGACGCGTACAACGCCTACCTCGCCCAGCTCGCCGCCGGCCCAGCCCGGCGCACGCCGTCCGCGGCCACCACCACCTCGACAGCCACCACCACCTCGACAGCCACCACCACCTCGACAGCCACCACCTCACGCACGACCTCGCCCACCCCCGGAGACGAGACCAACGCTGAGGCCGAAACCTCCGGATAAGCAGGCCGGGGAGAAACCCCGGCTACGGCGTCGGCCGCGGGCCGTCGGGACCGGATGCCGCGGCCCTCCCGCCCGGACGGACGACCGCCCCCGGACGGACGACCGCCGCGGACCGCGGGCCGTCGGCAGGCGCACCCTCGGCACGCACCGCGGGCAGGGTCCGCACGTTGCTCTGCGGAACCGACGGGCGGCGCGCCGTTTCCAGGTCCACCCGCGCGGCCACCGCCGTCAGTTGACGGCGGGTGATCACCCACACGAGTTCGAGCAGGACCGCCGCCGCCACGGCGATGCCGACCGCCGTCCACGGCCCGGTCGTCCCCACCAGGGAGAGCTGGAAGAACTCCTGGCCGGAGGGGATAGCCAGGACCAGCGCGAACGCGACCGCCATGGTCAGCACGAGCGCGATGCGCCACCAGGTGTACGGACGGGCGACGATCGCCAGTGCCCACAGCGCGACTCCGAACAGCGTCAGCGTCGCCATCGAGGTTTCGGCCTCCAGGTCATGACCATAGAAATGCGACCGGGCCAGCAGGTAGGACGTCATCGTCGCCGCGGCGGCGAGCAACCCGGTGGGAAGGGCGAAGCGCAGCACCCGACCGACGAAGTCCGGCTGCGCCCGCTCGGTGTTCGGTGCCAGCGCCAGGAAGAACGACGGGATGCCGATCGTCAGCGACCCGACAAGCGTGAGATGCCGAGGGAGGAACGGGTACGGCACCTGCGTGATCACAACCACGATCGCGAGCAGGACCGAGTAGACGGTCTTGGTCAGAAACAGGTTCGCGACCCGTTCGATGTTGCCGATGACCCTCCGTCCCTCGGAGACCACAGACGGCAACGTCGCGAAGCTGTTATTCAGCAGCACGATCTGGGCGACCGCGCGGGTCGCCTGACTGCCGGATCCCATCGACACGCCGATGTCGGCGTCCTTGAGCGCCAGGACGTCGTTGACGCCGTCGCCGGTCATCGCGACGATGTGCCCCCGCGACTGCAACGCCGCGACCATCTCCCGCTTCTGCTGCGGGCTGACCCGCCCGAAGATCGAGTGGCTCTCCAGGGCGTCGGCGAGCGCGGCCCGGTCGGTCGGCAGCGTGCGGGCGTCAACGGGATCGTCGGCGCCGGGCAGCCCCAGCGTGCGGGCGACCGCGCCGACCGACAGCGCGTTGTCCCCCGAGAGAATCTTGGCGGCGACGTTCTGCTCGGCGAAGTACCGCAGGGTATCCGGGGCATCCGCCCGCAGCCGCTGGGCGATGACCACGAGCGCCACCGGGACGACGCCGGCCGGCACCGTCGCCGGGTCCGCCAGCGCGTCCGCCAGCGACGCGCCGAACCGGGCGAGCAGCAGCACCCGCAGGCCCTGCGCCCCGTACTCGTCCACGGTGGCGAGCACCCGGTCACCGGCCGCCAGCAGCACGTCGGGCGCGCCGAGCAGCCAGGTGCCCTCGGTCCCGCCCACGGCGGCGAGGGTCGCGCCGCTCCACTTGCGCGCCGAGGAGAACGGCGCGTCCGCCCGCACCTGCCAGCCCGGCGGGGCGGGATAGGCATCGATGATCGCCTGCATGCTCGGATTCGGCCGGCTGTCGGCCGCGCCGAGGGCGCCGAGCACGCTCGGCACGAGGGTGCCCGGCGCTGCGGCCACGCCTGCCCCAACGGCGGCGCCGGTGCCCGGCTCGACGATCCGCAGCTCCACGACGTCCATCGCAGCCTCGGTGAGGGTGCCGGTCTTGTCCAGACAGACGACGTCGACGCGGGCCAGCCCCTCGATCGCGGGCAGTTCCTGCACCAGGCACTGCCGCCGGCCCAGCCGTACCACGCCGACCGCGAAGGCGACCGACGTAAGCAACACCAAGCCCTCCGGCACCATCGGCACGAGTCCGGCGACCATCCGGCGGATGGCCTCGGGCAGGTCGTCGTCGTTAACGACCACCTGGCTGACGATCAGCGCGATGCCGGCCGGAATAATCATCCAGGTGACGACCCTCAGAATGGTGCTGATGCCGCCCCGCAGCTCGGAGCGCACCAGGGTGAACCGGCTCGCCTCCTCGGCGAGCCGGGCCGCGTAGGCTTCGCGGCCAACCCGGGTCGCCCGGAACGCCCCCGACCCCGCGACGACGAAGCTGCCCGACATGACGATGTCACCGGGCTGCTTGTGCACCGGATCCGCCTCGCCGGTGAGCAGCGACTCGTCGACCTCCAGGTGATCGGCCGTCAGGACCAGACCATCGACGGGAATCTTGTCGCCGGCGCCGAGCTCAATCACGTCGTCCAGCACGATCTCGGCGGCGGGGAGCTCGCGGGTGACACCGTCACGCCGCACGACGGGCCGGGACTCCCCCACCACGGCGAGCCGGTCCAGGGTGCGCTTCGCCCGCAGCTCCTGGAACAGGCCGACCAGGGTGTTCACGATGATCACGCCGCCGAACAGGGCGTCCTGGAATGGACCGACGATGGCGACGAAGACCAGTAGAACACCGATGATCGCGTTGATCCGGGTGAGGACGTTCGCACGGATGATGTCGCGCAGCGAGCGACTGGAGCGGACCGGCACGTCGTTGACGCGGCCGTCCGCGAGGCGTTCGGCGACCTCGGCGGCGGTCAACCCAGCGGCGGATCGACCGATCGCGATGGGTCCGGACCCGGCCCCGGCGGCGGACGCGGAAT
Coding sequences within:
- a CDS encoding HAD-IC family P-type ATPase: MVRRGAAGARLSPGRLDDRNPAPPSDSASAAGAGSGPIAIGRSAAGLTAAEVAERLADGRVNDVPVRSSRSLRDIIRANVLTRINAIIGVLLVFVAIVGPFQDALFGGVIIVNTLVGLFQELRAKRTLDRLAVVGESRPVVRRDGVTRELPAAEIVLDDVIELGAGDKIPVDGLVLTADHLEVDESLLTGEADPVHKQPGDIVMSGSFVVAGSGAFRATRVGREAYAARLAEEASRFTLVRSELRGGISTILRVVTWMIIPAGIALIVSQVVVNDDDLPEAIRRMVAGLVPMVPEGLVLLTSVAFAVGVVRLGRRQCLVQELPAIEGLARVDVVCLDKTGTLTEAAMDVVELRIVEPGTGAAVGAGVAAAPGTLVPSVLGALGAADSRPNPSMQAIIDAYPAPPGWQVRADAPFSSARKWSGATLAAVGGTEGTWLLGAPDVLLAAGDRVLATVDEYGAQGLRVLLLARFGASLADALADPATVPAGVVPVALVVIAQRLRADAPDTLRYFAEQNVAAKILSGDNALSVGAVARTLGLPGADDPVDARTLPTDRAALADALESHSIFGRVSPQQKREMVAALQSRGHIVAMTGDGVNDVLALKDADIGVSMGSGSQATRAVAQIVLLNNSFATLPSVVSEGRRVIGNIERVANLFLTKTVYSVLLAIVVVITQVPYPFLPRHLTLVGSLTIGIPSFFLALAPNTERAQPDFVGRVLRFALPTGLLAAAATMTSYLLARSHFYGHDLEAETSMATLTLFGVALWALAIVARPYTWWRIALVLTMAVAFALVLAIPSGQEFFQLSLVGTTGPWTAVGIAVAAAVLLELVWVITRRQLTAVAARVDLETARRPSVPQSNVRTLPAVRAEGAPADGPRSAAVVRPGAVVRPGGRAAASGPDGPRPTP